The following coding sequences lie in one Frigoribacterium sp. SL97 genomic window:
- a CDS encoding cation diffusion facilitator family transporter yields MGHDHGHGHVAADGRRLRLAIAIVALGLVAQLVGAWLSGSLALLADSGHMLSDLAGLVIALVATIVAARPASGRQTYGYRRAEVFAAFVNGLVLLAVSLSVAVAAVSRLVAVDGHEVLGLPMLVVGLVGGATNVAALLVLRGGATHSINMRGAYLEVLGDLLGSAAVVVAAVVVLTTGFTQADSVGSLIIAAMIVPRAWSLLREAIRVLFGSAPGDIDLESVRTHIGDTPGVVSAHDVHAWQITSGATVFSAHVVVEREVFCDMKVDETLDALDRCLAAHFSVEHATFQLEPADHAGHERETHA; encoded by the coding sequence ATGGGCCACGACCACGGACACGGACACGTCGCCGCCGACGGACGACGGCTCCGCCTCGCGATCGCGATCGTCGCCCTCGGTCTCGTCGCCCAGCTGGTCGGCGCCTGGCTCTCGGGCTCTCTGGCGCTGTTGGCCGACTCGGGGCACATGCTCTCCGACCTGGCCGGGTTGGTCATCGCCCTCGTGGCCACGATCGTCGCCGCCCGACCCGCGAGCGGCCGACAGACCTACGGCTACCGCCGGGCCGAGGTCTTCGCCGCCTTCGTCAACGGCCTCGTGCTGCTCGCCGTGTCGCTCTCGGTCGCCGTCGCCGCCGTCTCCCGTCTCGTGGCGGTCGACGGGCACGAGGTGCTCGGGCTGCCGATGCTGGTCGTCGGCCTGGTCGGCGGGGCGACGAACGTCGCGGCACTGCTCGTGCTGCGGGGCGGGGCGACGCACTCGATCAACATGCGCGGCGCCTACCTCGAGGTGCTCGGCGACCTGCTCGGCTCGGCGGCCGTCGTCGTGGCCGCCGTCGTCGTGCTGACCACGGGCTTCACGCAGGCCGATTCGGTCGGGTCGCTGATCATCGCGGCGATGATCGTGCCGAGGGCCTGGTCGCTGCTGCGCGAGGCGATCCGGGTGCTGTTCGGCTCGGCTCCGGGCGACATCGACCTCGAGTCGGTCCGCACGCACATCGGCGACACCCCGGGCGTCGTCTCGGCCCACGACGTCCACGCCTGGCAGATCACCAGCGGGGCCACCGTCTTCTCGGCGCACGTCGTCGTCGAGCGCGAGGTGTTCTGCGACATGAAGGTCGACGAGACCCTGGACGCCCTCGACCGGTGCCTCGCCGCCCACTTCTCGGTCGAGCACGCGACGTTCCAGCTCGAGCCGGCCGACCACGCCGGGCACGAGCGCGAGACGCACGCCT
- a CDS encoding SDR family oxidoreductase, with protein sequence MTDSTETSSASLGEPARASSSLVAVTGATGAVGGIVAAHLSERGVPLRLVVRDATRAPRLDGAEAEVAVATYGDRAASVEALRGVETLFMVSAAEAPDRVDQHRAFVDAAVEAGVRHVVYTSFAGASAESVFTLGRDHFATEQHIRESGLAFTFLRDNFYLDFIPLFADEQGVIRGPAGDGRVAAVARADVAAVAAVVLLDHESHAGATYDLTGSEAFTLTEAAARLTALGGRSFTFVDETVDEAYESRRVFEPEPFQADAWVSTYTSMASGEVAQVTSSVRDLTGRDPLTLEVLFAGGVQH encoded by the coding sequence ATGACCGACTCGACCGAGACCTCCTCCGCCTCCCTCGGGGAACCCGCCCGCGCCTCCTCGTCCCTCGTCGCCGTGACGGGTGCGACGGGCGCCGTGGGCGGCATCGTGGCCGCGCACCTGTCCGAGCGGGGCGTCCCGCTGCGGCTCGTCGTGCGCGACGCCACCCGGGCACCCCGACTCGACGGGGCCGAGGCCGAGGTCGCCGTCGCCACGTACGGCGACCGGGCGGCCTCCGTCGAGGCCCTGCGCGGGGTCGAGACGCTGTTCATGGTGTCGGCGGCCGAGGCCCCCGACCGCGTCGACCAGCACCGCGCCTTCGTCGACGCCGCCGTCGAGGCGGGCGTGCGGCACGTGGTCTACACGTCGTTCGCCGGTGCGTCGGCCGAGTCGGTGTTCACGCTCGGGCGGGACCACTTCGCGACCGAGCAGCACATCCGCGAGTCGGGGCTGGCCTTCACGTTCCTGCGGGACAACTTCTACCTGGACTTCATCCCGCTGTTCGCGGACGAGCAGGGCGTCATCCGCGGCCCGGCCGGTGACGGGCGCGTGGCGGCGGTGGCCCGGGCCGACGTCGCGGCGGTGGCGGCCGTCGTGCTGCTCGACCACGAGTCGCACGCCGGGGCGACCTACGACCTCACCGGGTCGGAGGCGTTCACCCTGACCGAGGCGGCTGCCCGCCTCACCGCGCTCGGCGGACGGTCGTTCACCTTCGTGGACGAGACGGTCGACGAAGCCTACGAGTCACGCCGCGTCTTCGAGCCGGAGCCCTTCCAGGCGGACGCCTGGGTCAGCACCTACACGTCCATGGCCTCGGGCGAGGTGGCGCAGGTGACGTCGTCCGTGCGCGACCTGACCGGACGCGACCCGTTGACGCTCGAGGTGCTCTTCGCCGGAGGCGTCCAGCACTGA
- a CDS encoding CynX/NimT family MFS transporter, with translation MTRAAAAVRSPAAWLLTLAIVLIALNMRGPIVAPAPVLDQMSADLGLTAVVAGLLTSIPVLCFAVASPFASALIGRIGAERAVTLGLAGVLLGTLLRTAGGTVWLYVGTIVIGVAITIGNVVLPVVIRRDFSPERAGFVTGIYTSALNVGSMITSLATAPIASVVGWPLALVTWGLLAVLAAVVWSIAVGPRVAVRGGSVAVVPGSQADVDDRHRASSAADVFTGGIDVVEPGEAEVDARERRRSATPLLRRWTTWGLTLAFSGQAFGYYGLTAWMPTLLRDEVGLTREAAGASSSVFQILAVVGALGVPFLALRVRPAVVIGLIAVFWSAMPLGLLFAPEHWLLWSIFGGAAQGGGITIIFIVIVRMASTDVEARRLSALVQGGGYAIAALGPLAIGGLHDVSGNWQIPMIGVAVAVVVLGVSGVLSSRRVP, from the coding sequence GTGACCCGGGCCGCGGCCGCGGTGCGGTCGCCCGCCGCCTGGTTGCTCACCCTCGCGATCGTGCTGATCGCCCTCAACATGCGCGGGCCGATCGTGGCCCCGGCCCCCGTGCTCGACCAGATGAGCGCCGACCTCGGCCTCACGGCGGTCGTCGCCGGGCTGCTCACCAGCATCCCCGTGCTCTGCTTCGCCGTGGCGAGCCCGTTCGCCTCGGCCCTGATCGGCCGGATCGGCGCCGAGCGCGCCGTCACGCTGGGGCTCGCCGGCGTGCTCCTCGGCACGCTGCTGCGCACGGCCGGCGGCACGGTCTGGCTCTACGTGGGCACGATCGTGATCGGCGTCGCCATCACGATCGGCAACGTCGTGCTGCCCGTCGTCATCCGTCGTGACTTCAGCCCCGAGCGGGCCGGCTTCGTGACCGGCATCTACACCTCGGCCCTCAACGTCGGGTCGATGATCACCTCGCTCGCGACGGCCCCGATCGCCTCGGTCGTCGGCTGGCCCCTCGCCCTCGTGACCTGGGGGCTGCTCGCCGTCCTGGCCGCCGTCGTCTGGTCGATCGCCGTCGGCCCCCGCGTCGCGGTGCGGGGCGGCAGCGTGGCCGTGGTGCCGGGGTCGCAGGCCGACGTCGACGACCGGCACCGCGCCTCCTCGGCGGCCGACGTCTTCACGGGCGGCATCGACGTCGTCGAGCCCGGCGAGGCCGAGGTCGACGCGCGCGAGCGCCGACGCAGCGCGACCCCGCTGCTGCGTCGGTGGACGACCTGGGGCCTGACGCTGGCCTTCTCGGGGCAGGCGTTCGGCTACTACGGGCTCACGGCCTGGATGCCCACGCTGCTGCGCGACGAGGTCGGCCTCACCCGCGAGGCGGCCGGGGCGAGTTCGTCGGTCTTCCAGATCCTCGCGGTCGTGGGTGCGCTCGGGGTGCCGTTCCTCGCCCTGCGCGTGCGGCCGGCGGTCGTCATCGGGCTGATCGCCGTCTTCTGGTCGGCCATGCCGCTCGGCCTGCTCTTCGCTCCCGAGCACTGGCTGCTCTGGTCGATCTTCGGTGGGGCCGCGCAGGGCGGCGGCATCACGATCATCTTCATCGTCATCGTGCGCATGGCGTCGACCGACGTCGAGGCACGACGGCTGTCGGCCCTGGTGCAGGGCGGCGGTTACGCGATCGCCGCGCTCGGGCCGCTCGCGATCGGCGGACTGCACGACGTCAGCGGCAATTGGCAGATCCCGATGATCGGCGTCGCCGTGGCGGTCGTCGTGCTCGGCGTCAGCGGCGTGCTGTCGTCGCGACGCGTGCCCTGA
- a CDS encoding HAD hydrolase-like protein — protein MTLPYTAVLYDLDGTIADSAPAITASLAHTIGELGLPVPSPADLMAWVGPPLPQSFEVRLGLDGERLVDAMRLYRAHYLAHGALEGEVFPGVPDLMAAVHAAGIPTSTATSKPETPATAILRAHGLDRYLDVITGASDDEVRNTKADVVEEALKRLRARGADLSRPVLLGDRHHDVEGAAVHGVPTILVGWGYGEPEEYVGAVAVAADVDEVADLLGVSLLRGAA, from the coding sequence ATGACTCTCCCCTACACGGCCGTCCTCTACGACCTCGACGGCACCATCGCCGACTCGGCGCCCGCGATCACCGCCAGCCTCGCCCACACGATCGGCGAACTCGGCCTGCCGGTGCCCTCGCCCGCCGACCTCATGGCCTGGGTCGGACCGCCCCTGCCGCAGAGCTTCGAGGTGCGCCTCGGCCTCGACGGCGAGCGCCTCGTCGACGCCATGCGGCTCTACCGCGCGCACTACCTGGCCCACGGCGCCCTCGAGGGCGAGGTGTTCCCGGGGGTGCCCGACCTCATGGCGGCCGTGCACGCGGCCGGCATCCCCACCTCGACCGCGACCTCGAAGCCCGAGACCCCGGCCACGGCCATCCTCCGGGCCCACGGCCTCGACCGCTACCTCGACGTCATCACCGGCGCGTCCGACGACGAGGTGCGCAACACCAAGGCCGACGTCGTCGAGGAGGCCCTGAAGCGCCTGCGCGCCCGCGGGGCCGACCTCTCGCGGCCCGTCCTGCTCGGCGACCGCCACCACGACGTCGAGGGCGCGGCCGTGCACGGCGTGCCCACCATCCTCGTCGGCTGGGGCTACGGCGAGCCCGAGGAGTACGTCGGCGCGGTCGCCGTGGCGGCGGACGTCGACGAGGTGGCCGACCTGTTGGGCGTCTCCCTGCTGCGCGGCGCCGCGTGA
- the nucS gene encoding endonuclease NucS: MRLVIARCSVDYAGRLSAHLPLATRLLMVKSDGSLLVHSDGGSYKPLNWMSPPCTIRTVEPDDDQREAGVVELWKVTQAKTADLLVVSIHEVLHDSSHEMGVDPGLTKDGVEADLQKLLAEQIELLGEGHTLVRREYMTAIGPVDILARDAKGAAVAVELKRRGDIDGVEQLTRYLELMNRDPHLAPVTGVFAAQEIKPQARTLAHDRGIRTLLLDYDAMRGLDDSHSRLF, from the coding sequence GTGCGCCTCGTCATTGCCCGTTGCTCGGTCGACTACGCCGGTCGACTGTCCGCCCACCTGCCCCTGGCCACGCGCCTCCTGATGGTCAAGAGCGACGGCAGCCTGCTCGTCCACTCCGACGGGGGCAGCTACAAGCCCTTGAACTGGATGAGCCCGCCCTGCACGATCCGCACGGTCGAACCCGACGACGACCAACGCGAGGCCGGCGTCGTCGAGCTGTGGAAGGTGACCCAGGCCAAGACGGCCGACCTCCTGGTGGTGTCGATCCACGAGGTGCTGCACGACTCGTCCCACGAGATGGGCGTCGACCCGGGGCTGACCAAGGACGGCGTCGAGGCCGACCTGCAGAAGTTGCTGGCCGAACAGATCGAGCTGCTCGGCGAGGGCCACACCCTCGTCCGCCGCGAGTACATGACCGCCATCGGGCCGGTCGACATCCTGGCCCGCGACGCGAAGGGCGCCGCGGTGGCCGTCGAGCTGAAGCGGCGAGGCGACATCGACGGGGTCGAGCAGCTCACGAGGTACCTCGAGCTGATGAACCGCGACCCGCACCTCGCCCCCGTGACCGGGGTGTTCGCCGCGCAAGAGATCAAACCGCAGGCCCGCACGCTGGCCCACGACCGGGGCATCCGCACCCTCCTGCTCGACTACGACGCCATGCGCGGGCTGGACGACTCGCACTCCCGCCTCTTCTGA
- a CDS encoding LacI family DNA-binding transcriptional regulator — MSRAEGDVAARPTLASVARVAGVSASTASLAFSGTGPVSDETRARVLAAADELGYAGPDPRARSLRRGRSGIVGAVLESTLSTAFRDPINVAMLDGIADVTGPADNSLLLLTETAGERSRLLDAPVDAVVLFGCSTRLDQSVSIMRRRGIPVVSIEAPPTEGVLDIAEDNVGSSRLLAQHLHDFGHRRVAVVALELGPGRSSGDGDDELTDARVARGTSWPTLERLRGTREVFPGVGGLATRGSWTSEGHRAGLRLLDVPEAERPTAIVAQSDLLASGVIAAADDLGLSVPGDLSVVGYDGVRLDDPRAADLTTVVQPAVEKGRAAGRAVLALLAGDPVEGTTFTSVFRPGSTTGPPAR; from the coding sequence ATGAGCCGGGCAGAGGGCGACGTCGCCGCGAGGCCGACCCTCGCGTCGGTGGCGCGGGTCGCCGGGGTGAGCGCGAGCACCGCCTCCTTGGCCTTCAGCGGGACCGGCCCCGTCTCGGACGAGACCCGCGCGCGGGTGCTCGCCGCCGCCGACGAACTCGGCTACGCCGGGCCCGACCCCCGCGCGAGGTCGCTGCGGCGTGGGCGTTCCGGCATCGTCGGCGCCGTCCTCGAGTCCACCCTCAGCACGGCCTTCCGCGACCCGATCAACGTGGCCATGCTCGACGGCATCGCCGACGTCACGGGGCCGGCCGACAACTCGCTGCTGCTGCTGACCGAGACCGCGGGCGAGCGGTCCCGCCTGCTGGACGCCCCGGTGGACGCCGTCGTGCTGTTCGGCTGCAGCACCCGCCTCGACCAGTCCGTGTCGATCATGCGTCGGCGCGGCATCCCGGTGGTCTCGATCGAGGCCCCGCCGACCGAGGGCGTGCTCGACATCGCCGAGGACAACGTGGGCTCGTCCCGCCTGTTGGCGCAGCACCTGCACGACTTCGGCCACCGACGGGTCGCCGTCGTCGCGCTCGAGCTCGGCCCGGGCCGGTCGAGCGGCGACGGGGACGACGAGCTCACCGACGCGCGCGTGGCCCGGGGCACCTCCTGGCCGACCCTCGAGCGGCTGCGCGGCACCCGCGAGGTCTTCCCGGGCGTGGGCGGCCTGGCCACCCGCGGCAGCTGGACGAGCGAGGGGCACCGCGCCGGCCTGCGCCTGCTCGACGTGCCCGAGGCCGAGCGGCCGACGGCGATCGTCGCCCAGAGCGACCTGCTCGCGTCGGGCGTCATCGCGGCGGCGGACGACCTGGGGCTGTCCGTGCCGGGCGACCTGAGCGTCGTCGGCTACGACGGCGTGCGCCTCGACGACCCGCGCGCCGCCGACCTCACGACGGTCGTCCAGCCCGCCGTCGAGAAGGGCCGCGCGGCCGGTCGCGCAGTGCTCGCGCTCCTCGCCGGCGACCCCGTCGAGGGCACGACGTTCACGAGCGTCTTCCGCCCCGGCTCGACCACGGGTCCGCCCGCGCGCTGA
- a CDS encoding MATE family efflux transporter, with the protein MTTSRLRSPWDRRIVALAAPALGALIAEPLFLLTDTAMVGHLGTVPLAGLGIASVVLQTALGLLIFLAYATTPTVARRLGAGDRPGAIRAGVDGLWFALLVGVVLAGVGALVARPLVGLFGTEPAVVDAAATYLTVSMLGLPGMLLVIAATGLLRGLQDTRTPLVVATVGFAANAGLNALFLYGFGWGIAGSAAGTVVAQWGMAAVYVVIAVRAARAVGAPLRPGLAGVGRTARSGAWLLVRNASLRIAMIATVWAAASSGVTGLATIQVALTLFSTLAFALDALAIAGQALVGHALGQGDREAVRAVTRRLMLFGVGGGLLLGVLLAAVSPLLAPVFSGDDGVRDLLPRVVLAMAVGIPLAGFVFVLDGVLLGAGDARYLALAGVVNTVVYLAILIPLEARVGPDARGTVALWLAFGLGYIGIRAVTLGLRARSDRWMVVGAG; encoded by the coding sequence GTGACGACCTCGCGCCTCCGTTCGCCCTGGGACCGACGCATCGTCGCCCTCGCGGCGCCGGCGCTCGGCGCGCTGATCGCGGAACCGCTCTTCCTCCTTACCGACACCGCGATGGTCGGGCACCTGGGCACGGTGCCCCTCGCCGGGCTCGGCATCGCGAGCGTCGTGCTGCAGACCGCCCTCGGCCTGCTGATCTTCCTGGCCTACGCCACGACGCCGACCGTGGCCCGACGGCTCGGCGCGGGTGACCGGCCCGGAGCGATCCGCGCCGGCGTCGACGGGCTCTGGTTCGCGCTGCTGGTCGGGGTGGTGCTCGCCGGGGTCGGGGCACTCGTCGCCCGCCCCCTCGTCGGCCTGTTCGGCACCGAGCCGGCCGTCGTCGACGCGGCGGCGACCTACCTGACCGTGTCGATGCTCGGCCTGCCCGGCATGCTGCTCGTGATCGCGGCGACCGGACTGCTGCGCGGCCTGCAGGACACCAGGACGCCACTGGTCGTCGCCACGGTCGGCTTCGCGGCGAACGCGGGCCTGAACGCGCTCTTCCTCTACGGCTTCGGCTGGGGAATCGCCGGCTCGGCCGCGGGGACCGTCGTCGCGCAGTGGGGCATGGCCGCCGTGTACGTGGTGATCGCCGTCCGTGCCGCGCGGGCCGTCGGGGCTCCGCTGCGTCCGGGTCTGGCCGGCGTCGGTCGCACGGCACGCTCCGGCGCGTGGCTGCTCGTGCGCAACGCGTCCCTGCGGATCGCGATGATCGCGACCGTCTGGGCCGCCGCCTCCTCGGGGGTGACCGGGCTCGCGACGATCCAGGTCGCGCTCACCCTGTTCAGCACGCTGGCGTTCGCCCTCGACGCGCTGGCCATCGCCGGCCAGGCCCTCGTCGGCCACGCGCTCGGTCAGGGCGATCGCGAGGCGGTGCGCGCCGTCACCCGTCGGCTGATGCTGTTCGGGGTCGGCGGCGGTCTGCTGCTCGGCGTGCTGCTGGCCGCGGTCTCGCCGCTGCTCGCACCCGTCTTCAGCGGCGACGACGGGGTGCGCGACCTGCTGCCCCGGGTCGTGCTGGCGATGGCCGTGGGCATCCCGCTGGCCGGCTTCGTCTTCGTGCTCGACGGCGTGCTCCTCGGCGCCGGCGACGCCCGCTACCTCGCCCTCGCCGGCGTGGTCAACACGGTCGTCTACCTCGCGATCCTGATCCCGCTGGAGGCGCGGGTCGGGCCGGACGCGCGGGGCACGGTCGCCCTGTGGCTGGCCTTCGGCCTGGGCTACATCGGCATCCGCGCCGTGACGCTGGGCCTCCGGGCGCGGTCGGACCGCTGGATGGTCGTCGGCGCCGGCTGA